Proteins encoded in a region of the Candidatus Margulisiibacteriota bacterium genome:
- a CDS encoding histidine kinase N-terminal 7TM domain-containing protein: protein MTPFVFFYGLSLIGFGGLSLMFGVFIHSRFHSGTSRNYFLLTITIFLTALAEAFIRLAATPETAAIWLALAVVFWFGIVFSFLYFTAFFAGKKINIWPLLYALAALVVVSFILPGYAVAGFEKRFYGYGLIPGPTFFLFMIYAQAVTALGLFYLARALRRAKEFYNRRQALIFIVAGILSSLLIVIFDQVLLILGYNFVPIGIICVSTIASVAAYGMLRYAPVANLTKEAIAEAASTTLSDPLIIADNERIITYANPAVTNLTGFRPDELVGKPVADFFSQEKGGIYNLKRKRGAYLVVSLAIFPISGGKGALYLARDLTSVVKLRKAVHKMTAEKNLSLNKEKAVVRAIFEFAETNRPDEVEALWRRLTEGSLGEILRPVYALVKEYAELMESVHRSRDELAGQVEELEKTIRLMSGREEALKELEKKYRELTK, encoded by the coding sequence ATGACCCCCTTCGTTTTCTTTTACGGTCTGTCGCTGATCGGGTTCGGCGGTTTGAGCTTAATGTTCGGGGTTTTTATCCATTCGCGATTTCATTCGGGAACAAGCCGTAATTATTTTCTTTTAACCATTACCATTTTTCTAACCGCGCTGGCCGAAGCCTTTATTCGCCTTGCCGCCACGCCGGAGACGGCCGCGATTTGGCTGGCTTTGGCGGTTGTTTTTTGGTTTGGGATTGTATTCTCTTTCTTGTATTTTACCGCTTTCTTTGCCGGAAAAAAGATTAATATTTGGCCGCTTCTTTACGCGCTGGCCGCTCTGGTGGTTGTGTCGTTTATTTTACCCGGTTATGCCGTTGCCGGGTTCGAAAAGCGTTTTTACGGTTATGGGCTGATCCCGGGACCGACTTTTTTTCTGTTCATGATTTACGCTCAAGCCGTAACGGCGTTGGGCCTGTTTTATTTAGCCCGGGCTTTAAGGCGGGCTAAAGAATTTTATAATCGCCGCCAGGCCTTGATTTTTATCGTGGCCGGGATCTTGTCTTCTTTATTGATTGTGATCTTTGATCAGGTGTTGTTGATTTTAGGCTACAATTTTGTCCCCATCGGGATTATTTGCGTCTCGACCATCGCTTCCGTCGCCGCTTACGGCATGCTTCGTTACGCTCCGGTTGCCAATCTGACCAAAGAGGCAATTGCCGAAGCGGCTTCAACGACCTTGAGCGATCCGCTGATCATTGCCGATAACGAAAGAATCATAACCTATGCTAATCCGGCGGTAACGAACCTGACCGGGTTTCGGCCGGACGAACTGGTTGGAAAGCCCGTTGCCGATTTTTTCTCTCAAGAAAAAGGAGGGATTTATAATTTAAAGCGAAAACGCGGGGCCTACCTCGTGGTGAGCCTGGCAATTTTCCCGATCTCGGGAGGGAAGGGCGCTTTGTACCTGGCCCGCGACCTGACCTCGGTTGTTAAGCTTAGAAAAGCGGTCCACAAAATGACCGCCGAAAAAAACCTTTCCCTGAACAAAGAAAAAGCGGTTGTGCGGGCGATTTTTGAATTCGCCGAAACCAACCGTCCGGACGAGGTCGAAGCGCTTTGGCGGCGGCTGACGGAGGGAAGCCTTGGCGAGATCCTGCGCCCGGTCTATGCCCTGGTTAAAGAATATGCCGAACTGATGGAGAGTGTCCATCGGTCAAGGGACGAACTGGCTGGTCAAGTGGAGGAGCTGGAAAAGACCATCCGTCTGATGTCGGGCCGGGAAGAGGCCCTCAAAGAGCTGGAAAAAAAATACCGGGAGTTGACCAAATGA
- a CDS encoding argininosuccinate synthase: MSAKKVVLAYSGGLDTSIMIKWLKDNYGCEVIAYAANVGQAEELDGLKEKAIKTGAAKIYIEDLREVFAKEFIFPMLKAGAIYENQYLLGTSIARPIIAKRQIEIALKEKADAVAHGATGKGNDQVRFELTFMALAPQIKVIAPWREWELKGREEEIEYAKKHHIPIPVSKKKPYSSDRNLWHISYEGGVLEDPWFEPKEEMFLLSVSPQKAPNKPEYVEVDFVKGEPTAVNGRKLAPVPLIEELNKIGGRNGVGRVDIVENRLVGIKSRGVYETPGGTILYAAHQALEGLTLDRDVLHYKLQAAQRYAELVYNGQWFTPLKEALDAFVNATQRNVTGRIRLKLYKGNCLVVGRKSERSLYRPDLATFEKEDFYNQKDAEGFINLFGLPIKVAALIKK, encoded by the coding sequence ATGTCTGCGAAAAAAGTAGTCTTGGCCTATTCCGGCGGTCTCGATACTTCGATCATGATCAAGTGGCTGAAGGATAATTACGGCTGCGAGGTTATCGCTTACGCCGCCAACGTCGGCCAGGCCGAGGAGCTTGACGGGTTAAAAGAAAAAGCGATCAAGACCGGCGCCGCCAAGATCTATATCGAGGACCTGCGCGAAGTTTTTGCCAAAGAGTTTATTTTCCCGATGCTCAAAGCCGGCGCGATCTACGAGAACCAGTACTTGCTGGGGACCTCCATTGCCCGGCCGATCATTGCCAAGCGCCAGATCGAGATCGCCCTCAAAGAAAAGGCCGATGCCGTGGCCCACGGCGCGACCGGCAAAGGGAACGACCAGGTCCGCTTTGAGCTGACCTTTATGGCGTTGGCTCCCCAGATCAAGGTTATCGCCCCCTGGCGGGAGTGGGAGTTGAAAGGGCGGGAAGAAGAGATCGAGTACGCCAAAAAGCATCACATTCCGATCCCGGTCAGCAAGAAAAAACCGTATTCTTCGGACCGAAACCTCTGGCATATCAGTTATGAGGGGGGGGTGTTGGAAGATCCCTGGTTTGAACCGAAAGAGGAGATGTTCCTCCTTTCCGTCTCACCCCAGAAAGCGCCGAATAAACCGGAATATGTGGAGGTCGATTTTGTAAAAGGGGAGCCGACCGCGGTCAATGGCCGCAAACTGGCGCCGGTCCCTCTGATCGAAGAGCTGAACAAAATCGGCGGGCGCAACGGCGTCGGCCGGGTCGACATCGTTGAAAACCGGTTGGTTGGGATCAAGTCGCGCGGCGTTTACGAAACTCCGGGGGGGACGATACTTTACGCCGCCCACCAGGCGCTCGAAGGGCTGACCCTTGACCGCGATGTCTTGCATTATAAACTGCAGGCCGCCCAGCGCTATGCCGAACTGGTCTATAACGGCCAATGGTTCACTCCTCTTAAAGAGGCGCTGGATGCTTTTGTGAACGCGACCCAGCGGAACGTGACCGGACGGATCAGGCTTAAACTATATAAAGGGAATTGCCTCGTTGTTGGCCGCAAGTCGGAGCGTTCGCTCTACCGGCCGGACCTGGCGACCTTCGAAAAAGAAGATTTCTACAATCAAAAAGACGCGGAGGGATTTATCAATCTGTTCGGGCTGCCGATCAAGGTGGCCGCGCTGATCAAAAAATGA
- the argF gene encoding ornithine carbamoyltransferase, with protein MKDFISIHDLTTAQVQTILDLAADLKAKQKRGEKHEYLWAKSMAMIFEKPSTRTRVSFEVGMWQLGGLAINLDQEAIGLGSRESIGDVARTLSRFADAILLRTFSHHKVIDLAKYASVPVINALSDLLHPCQALSDVFTIREKKGKNLRSLKMAYIGDGNNVCHSLMYAAAKVGINLTIATPKGYEPREEIARLAMEDARSAGIEIDILNDPVIAAKDADVIYTDVWASMGQEKEKSKRAKTFSPYQINGELTRLAKPNYIFMHCLPAHRGDEVTDEVIDGPNSVVFDQAENRLHVQKAILVKLLRS; from the coding sequence ATGAAGGACTTTATCTCCATTCATGACCTGACCACCGCTCAAGTTCAAACGATCCTCGACCTGGCGGCCGACCTCAAAGCCAAGCAAAAACGGGGTGAAAAGCACGAATACCTCTGGGCCAAATCGATGGCGATGATCTTCGAAAAGCCGAGCACCAGGACCCGGGTTTCATTTGAGGTCGGGATGTGGCAACTCGGCGGTCTCGCGATCAATCTGGACCAGGAAGCCATCGGCCTCGGCAGTCGGGAATCGATCGGTGATGTCGCCCGGACCTTGTCCCGTTTTGCCGACGCTATCCTACTTAGGACCTTTTCCCACCATAAAGTTATTGACCTGGCCAAATACGCCAGCGTCCCGGTGATCAACGCTCTTTCCGACCTGCTTCACCCTTGCCAGGCGTTGTCCGACGTTTTTACCATCAGGGAGAAAAAGGGAAAAAACCTCCGCTCTTTAAAAATGGCCTATATCGGTGACGGCAATAACGTCTGCCATTCGCTCATGTACGCCGCTGCCAAGGTCGGGATCAACCTGACGATCGCCACGCCGAAGGGGTATGAGCCGCGGGAAGAGATCGCCCGCCTGGCGATGGAAGACGCAAGGTCGGCCGGGATCGAGATCGATATTTTGAACGACCCGGTTATCGCCGCCAAGGACGCGGACGTGATCTATACCGATGTTTGGGCCTCAATGGGGCAGGAGAAAGAGAAGTCAAAACGGGCGAAAACTTTTTCTCCTTACCAGATAAACGGCGAACTGACCAGATTAGCCAAGCCTAACTATATTTTTATGCATTGTCTGCCGGCCCATCGCGGCGATGAGGTGACCGATGAGGTGATCGACGGCCCGAATTCAGTGGTTTTCGATCAGGCGGAGAACCGCCTGCACGTTCAAAAAGCGATTTTGGTAAAATTACTAAGGAGTTAA